A window of Caldisalinibacter kiritimatiensis genomic DNA:
GATACGTAGTATTTTTGTCACATGCTGAAACACAGTTACCACTAATTATAGCTCCATCCATAACTTCTGTTGGACTTATCAAAGTAGGTAAAGTTTGTTTAGCATCAACACCATATACATAAGTATCATGTAACAAACCTTGACTTTGTAGCATTTGCACATATGCTACCTTAGGTAAATCTGGATACTTCTCTATACTCTTTAGAAGTGGTAATGATTCATAAGTTTCAATTTCATCTGGTTCAATATCCTTAGCTGCTTTACCTAAATAAACAGCTGTTTTTAATCCAGCCATTCTAACAGCCTTTTCATGCTCGTGCTGCTCTAAGTCATCTACTGGTTCACAAACTAATACCACATTGTTTAATTTTGAAAATGGAGTGTAGTCTGCTCCAGGTCCTGTCATGTCTATTATACCTTCCTGGAAGCCAACAATCTTACCAGTAGTTACAACTGCTGCGCCTTTTAAAACATTAGTTCTACCGGAACCTACAGTATCAACTTTTGAAATTACTCCAGGGAATACTCCACCTGGACCTTCAACTTTCACTCTAGGTTCGATAACATCTTTAACTGGTGCTATTCTTATGCTATCTCCTGGTTTAGCTAGCTCAACATCAACACTTTTTAAGTGTTCGTCTTCACTAACTAAGTCAATTATTTCTTGCTTGTTTACATACAATATGCCATTTTCTACTTTAGTTTCTTTTCCAAACTGCACATCTTTAATATTGATTTTACCTAACTCTAGGCGCACGACCTCACCTCCTCTAAATATTAAAAATATATTGAATGTTATGGATATTTATAGTCTTACTCTAGGTAATATAAATTATTACCTAGAGTAATTTGCTAAATGTATTTTTTTATCATTTCTTCTACATTTTCTGGTGTAGCATCATCTTTAACTAATTCATCAACTTTTTCTCCATCTTTATAAATAGCTATTACAGGTAATCCTAATATACCTTGCTTAATTGCTAATCTTCTAGCTTTTGCTGTGTTAAGTTTGCAAAACTTCATATTATCTCCATATTTTTCTGAGAACTCTTCAATGTGAGGCATAAGAGCTTTACAAGGCTCACATCCATCTCCATAGTAATCAACTAAAACATACCCTTCAGCATTTAATACTTCCTCTTCAAAAGTCTTTTTGTCTACTTGTAACATAAATATCACCCCTCATTTTTATTTTTTCTCTAATAGAATTTGAAGGTTGTAAATTTTTTAACATTAAATGTTAAAAAAATTTTTACCTTATACGGAGGCAAATACCTCCGTATAAGCTAACTTCAATTTCTACCAGAGTTTACTCGTCAAAATTATTATCAATATATTTCTCTGCTTGTACTGCAGCTATTGCACCATCGGCAGCAGCAGTTACAACTTGTCTTAAAGGCTTAACTCTACAATCTCCAGCTACAAATACTCCTTCAACATTAGTTTTCATATTATCATCTGCAATAATGTATCCTCTTTCATCCATAGCTATTACATCCTTAAATACTTCTGTTTGAGGCATATAGCCTATGAAAATAAATATACCAAATGTTCCATCTTCTTCATTAGCCACAATTTCAGTTTCTTCTCCTGTCTCTCTATTTCTTAGTACCATAGCTTCAACTAGTCCATTACCCTTTATCTCTTTTACTTCAGAATTCCAAATGAAATCAATTTTCTCATTTTTGAAAGCTTTTTCTTGAATTAACTTAGCAGCTCTTAATTGGTCTCTTCTGTGTACTATAGTTACTTTACGTGCAAATTTTGTTAAGAAAAGAGCTTCTTCTACAGCTGCATCTCCTCCACCTATTACATACACATCAAAGTCAGTAAAGAATGCTCCATCACATGTAGCACAATAAGAAACGCCTTTACCAGTTAGTTCTTTTTCACCAGGGCAATTTAACAACCTTGGTTTAGCTCCTGTAGCTATAATTACAGATTTAGCTTTATACTCTCCTTTTTGTCCTCTAACTACTTTTATCTTGTCTGAAAAATCAACTTCCGTTATATCATCACTTATTCTTTCTGCTCCAAATTCTTCTGCTTGTTCAACCATTCTTGCTATTAACGTAGGCCCTGTAGCTTCTCTTATTGAACCTGGATAGTTTTCTACTTCATTAGTAGTTACTATCTGACCTCCAGTTCTTTGTTTTTCAATAATAAGAGTTTTTAAAGTTGCTCTACCTGCATATATTCCAGCAGATAATCCAGCTGGACCTGCACCTATGATTACAACATCATAAATGTTTTCCATATATTTCACCCCTCGCTATTTTTTAATGATTATAAATTCTCTCTTATGTAATTTACCCACTATAACATCAGTTTAAAACAATTATTTAATATTGTCCTTAAGAGTTGGTTCTATTAAAGATAAATCTATTACTTGAAAATCTCTATTTATCCTTTCATTCCACTCTGGTGTCTTTTG
This region includes:
- the trxA gene encoding thioredoxin TrxA; the encoded protein is MLQVDKKTFEEEVLNAEGYVLVDYYGDGCEPCKALMPHIEEFSEKYGDNMKFCKLNTAKARRLAIKQGILGLPVIAIYKDGEKVDELVKDDATPENVEEMIKKYI
- a CDS encoding glycine/sarcosine/betaine reductase component B subunit, with the translated sequence MRLELGKINIKDVQFGKETKVENGILYVNKQEIIDLVSEDEHLKSVDVELAKPGDSIRIAPVKDVIEPRVKVEGPGGVFPGVISKVDTVGSGRTNVLKGAAVVTTGKIVGFQEGIIDMTGPGADYTPFSKLNNVVLVCEPVDDLEQHEHEKAVRMAGLKTAVYLGKAAKDIEPDEIETYESLPLLKSIEKYPDLPKVAYVQMLQSQGLLHDTYVYGVDAKQTLPTLISPTEVMDGAIISGNCVSACDKNTTYHHLNNPIIHDLYKKHGKEINFVGMIITNENVYLADKERSSNWTSNLAEYIGVDGVIISQEGFGNPDTDLIMNCKKIEEKGIKTVIVTDEYAGRDGASQSLADADPKADAVVTGGNANEIIELPPMDKIIGHVQTANKIAGGFEGSLKEDGSIVVELQAITGATNELGFNKLSAKGY
- the trxB gene encoding thioredoxin-disulfide reductase, translated to MENIYDVVIIGAGPAGLSAGIYAGRATLKTLIIEKQRTGGQIVTTNEVENYPGSIREATGPTLIARMVEQAEEFGAERISDDITEVDFSDKIKVVRGQKGEYKAKSVIIATGAKPRLLNCPGEKELTGKGVSYCATCDGAFFTDFDVYVIGGGDAAVEEALFLTKFARKVTIVHRRDQLRAAKLIQEKAFKNEKIDFIWNSEVKEIKGNGLVEAMVLRNRETGEETEIVANEEDGTFGIFIFIGYMPQTEVFKDVIAMDERGYIIADDNMKTNVEGVFVAGDCRVKPLRQVVTAAADGAIAAVQAEKYIDNNFDE